Genomic DNA from Pistricoccus aurantiacus:
GACTGGATCGCCGTGGTTCAAGCCTATCAGCGCGGACGAAGCCTGTTCGAAGGTCGCGACAACATGGCGGATATCCAGAATGATTGGGCCTTGCTGCTGCATTCTCCCGCCAGCCCCTGGCAGGAAACCCTGCAGACGCTGCTGGACGAGGAGACTCGAGAGGCCTCTCGACGGGCCATGCACGACCGGCGACGCGACCCTCGCCATTGGGTGCTGGCGTTGGCTTCCCTGCGCGCCCCGGAGCTATTGCAGCGTCAATGGCTGGATCTTCCCCCCGACGCCGCTCAGCGCAGCGAGGCCAGCCAGTACCTGCGCGATATTCTGGGCATTCATCCTCAGGAAGGCATCGCCGGCCTGGCGCGTTTCTGGCTACCCGCCCAGGCGCACCATCTCAACCAGCTGGCGGCGGACGCCAGCCACGGCGCCCTGCCTTTACCGGTCACACCCTTGGGTCGTGCCAGCCAGCCGGCAGTCGAACAGCGCGAGGCGCTCAAGGGCTGCGTTCGCCATGCCGCGACCATTCACATGGGGGAAAAATACGCCTTTTACCTGCAGATGGCCCTGGACAGCGGCGAGTTCGAGCCCCAGCGCCTCGAGCCCTTGATCGCTGCCCTACGCAGCGTGCTGTGTCATTTCTATCCATTTCCTCGGCGCCTGCTGGACGCCTGGGCCTGCTGGGACAAGACGTTGCCGGAGCTCGATGATCAGGGAAATCCCATCCCCTCGCTGGAAAAGGACATTCTCTGGCATCGCGACGATCCGGGTAGCCCTTTTCACTGGCTCGACTGGCAAGTGGTGTCTTCCCATTGGCAGGAGCCGGCGCCGCGGCCGAGTCTGTCGAAATTTACCGCGCTGTCCTTGGCGGGCCCCTTGAATGCCAACGTCTGGAGCGGACCCTGGCCGGAGAGCGAGCGGGAAGCTCAGGGCATCCGCGAATGGATCGACGGTCATTACGGCCTGCACGGCCCGGGGGAGCTGCAGGAGTTTCTTGAGTTCCTGCGTGAGGCCGGGGATCGACAGGACTATCAGATCAACTACGCGCCGTATACGCTGAATGTCAAACGGCTGGAGGCTGAAATCGCCATTCTCGAATCCGACGACTGCAGCGAGGAAGAGCGCCATCATCTGCTGCGGCTCAGGCGGGTACGGGACAACGAGGCGGATTGTAACGAGGTTGACATGGCTGCCTGGGACGTGGCGCAGCTGGTGGATCTGGCGATTGCCGGTCGTCAGCTGGCCTGGCTGGATCAGCCGCGCTTCGAGTCGCTGCTGGATGCCGCCCTGGCGCTGGCGGAGCGCCATTACGCAGGCTGGCAGGACTATGCTCGGGGGCTTTACGCGGGTTTTGCCTTCTTCATGGGAGAAACCGAAGAGCGGGACATGTTCTTGCAGGGCTTTCGCGACTCCCTGGTCGCCTGGCTGTGCGCGGCGCCGCCCCTGGCAGGCCCCTGGGCCAGTCTGGATTTTCCCGGTGCACGCCCGCGGCATTGGGCACCTTTGCATATCGACATCCTGCCCGGGGACCAGCGGCGGCTGCATTGAGCGAGATTCAGCGAGGCCAAATCCTCGCCAAGCATTTTATCGATCGCCTATAATCGAGCGAACGCTTCCACGCCAAGGTGGCCTATGGTTTTTCGTTGCCGCGAATCCATGCCTTTCGCGCTATTCTGCTTTGCCATTTGTTGTCTGATACTGACAGGCTGCGCGGGCGCGCCGAAAGAAGATTTCGCGCAAGGCTACGATGCCGATAGCTACTATGCCCGCAGCCTGCCTGGCTTGAGCGATTCGACCGGTGGCGACGGACAGTGGGCTTCTCCGGTACGCCGCGCCCTGCTGGAGGAGCATGCAAGCTGGGCAGGAACGCCTTACCGCCTGGGAGGCGACGATCGTTACGGTGTCGATTGCTCCGCCCTGGTGCAGAATATCTTCAGGAACCGCTTCCGGTTGAGTCTGCCCCGCACCACGACCGGACAGGTCAACCAGGGTAGACCGGTCAAGAAAGCGCAGCTGCACGCGGGAGACCTGGTGTTCTTTCGTCCCCCGGGCCCCTATAAGCATGTCGGTATCTATGTGGGAGACGGCTATTTCCTGCATGCTTCCACCTCTCAGGGCGTCAAGCTCTCGCGGCTCGACAATCGTTACTGGCAGCGCTACTACTGGCAGTCTCGTCGCCCGCTGGCGCGGGATCAGCTCGCCGCGCTGGTGGATCGCTAAGCGCTAGCCGCCGCTCGCCAATCTTTAATTGAATCCTGAACGGCCGCGCCTGTCGGCCGACTTTTTTGCACGCACTGGGAGCCAATCATGATAGAAGCCCGTAGCCGCCAATGGTGGCGGGCCACATCAGCGCTGTGCCTGGGGTCGTTTCTCGTCTTCATCAATCTCTACGTGGTGCAGCCTCTGCTGCCGGAACTGCGCCATACCTTCGGCATCTCCACCCTGGTCGCCAGCCTGCCCATGTCCTTGGCGACGTTGACTCTGGCCGCGTCGCTGCTGCTGTTCGGCTCGCTCTCCGACGCAATGGGACGGGGGCCCATCATGCGCGCCACACTGCTGCTGACGGCACTATGCTCACTGGTCATGTATTTCGCTCCAAGCTTCGAGAGCCTGGTGCTGCTTCGCATGCTGCAGGGGCTGATGATCGGTGGGCTGCCCTCGGTGGCGGTTGCCTGGATGGGGGACGAATTCGACAACCGGGCGCTGATGCTGGCGGTGGGGCTCTATATCAGCGCCAATTCCCTGGGCGGTATCAGCGGTCGCGTCGTCGGCGGCGTGGTGGCAGAACGGGTTGAATGGCACGGCGCTTTCCTGGCGGTAGGAATCTTCAGCCTGATAGGGGTCGCGCTGTTCTGGTGGCTGTTGCCCAAGGCGCAAAACTTCACGCCGACCCCGTTCAAGGCAAGAGTTGCCCTCGGCGCCATTCGCGATCATCTGCGCAATCCCCTGCTGCTGGCGGCCTATCTGATCGGCGGCCTGAATTTCATGGTATTCATCAACCAGTACAGCTATGTCACCTTTCGCCTGAGCGATGCGCCCTACAACTTGAGTGCGCAATGGCTGGGTCTGCTGTTCCTGACCTACCTGGGTGGCACTCTGGGGTCGGCGATTTCCGGGCGCATCGCTCAGCGCTTCTCGCAGCCGGTTTGCCTGATGCTGGGCATCGCTGTCTTCATGCTCGGCAGCCTGGCAACGCTAAGCGATTCTCTCCTGGTGATCGTCGCCGGTTTGACCGTCAACGCCTTCGGCTTCTTTTTCGCCCACTCCACTGCCTCGAGCTGGGTAAGCCGCAACGCACGACAATCTCGAGGCAGCGCCACGGCGCTTTACCTGGTGTTCTATTACCTGGGTGCGAGCATCGGCATCTTCTATCTGGAGCCCTTCTGGCTGGTAGCCGGCTGGCCCGGAGTGATCGCCGGCTCCTGGCTGATACTGCTGTTCACCCTGGGCACCGCGAACTGGCTGCGTCGTCGCAACGCGCGCTCTGCAACCTAGCGGCTGACGGCAACCTGGCCGTCTGCGCTCACACCGCCGGCTTCATCGCCCCAGATTTCCTCGAGACGCTCGACTCGCCCGCAGGCGGACTTGTAGAAACGGTAGCGCAGGGGATTCTTCTTGTAGTAGTTCTGGTGGTAGTCCTCCGCCGGATAGAAGACGCTGAAATCCTCGACGCGGGTGGCGACATTCTGATCGAAGCGCTCCCTTACAGCGTCCAAACTCGACTCCGCTCGAGTGCGCTGCTCGTCGTTCAGGGGAAAGATCGCGCTGCGATAGGAGTCGCCCCGGTCGCAGAACTGGCGGTTTTCCGCGAAGGGATCGATGTTGCGCCAGAAGACTTGGAGCAGTTCGTCATAGCTGACCCGCTCGGGATCGTACTCGACTTCCACCGCTTCCGCGTGGCCGGTATTCCCGCCGGTTACCTGCTCGTAGCTGGGATTATCGGTGTGTCCACCGGTGAAGCCGGAGGTGGTGGAAATCACGCCTTGTACCTTGTCGAAGGCTTCTTCCACGCACCAGAAGCAGCCCCCGGCGAATACGGCTTGCTGATTGTCCGCGGCCACTGCCTGGACCGTTCCCAGCAGCATGCCTCCGGCGAGCACGGCGCCGGCCAGGGTGGAAAACGTCGACAAGGCGAACCGGTGAGAGGGCATGAGAGATTCCTTTTAATGTGGGTCAACGCTTGGATAGCATTGAAAGATCAGGGTTCCTCAAGGATTAGCTATTGACCCCCGAGATGAATTCTTCATGCTTAGCGCTACCTTTTACAAGGAGCTTACCCTTTGAACCTCAAGCGCTGGATCATTCTTGCGGTAGTCATCGCCGCGATCGTCCTTTTCTTCGTCAGCGGCGCCTACGACGCTTTCAGTCTCGCTAACATCAAGGCGCAGCAGGCGAGCTTCCAAGCCTGGCTGGCGCGCGATCCCGTCACGGTGATCGGCGGCTTCTTCGCGATCTACGTCGCCATGGCGGCGCTTTCCCTGCCCGGGGCGGCCTTGTTGACCCTGCTCGGCGGCGCCTTGTTCGGCTTCGGTTGGGGACTCTTGATCGTTTCCTTCGCCAGCACCATCGGTGCGACGCTGGCCTTTCTGGTCGCCCGTACCCTGGCGCAACAGCCGCTGGAGCAGCGCTTCTCCCGTCAGCTGGCGCGCATCAATCAGGGCATCGCTCGGGAAGGCGCCTTCTATCTCTTCACCCTGCGGCTGATTCCGCTATTTCCGTTTTTCGTCATCAACCTGGTAATGGGGCTGACCCGCATGCGGGTGTGGACCTTCTACTGGGTCAGTCAGGTGGGCATGCTGCCGGGTACCGCGGTCTACGTCTACGCGGGCAGGGAGCTCGGCAGCCTGGAAAGCCTAGGAGGCATTCTCTCGCCGGGGCTGATCCTGGCCTTCGTGCTGATTGGCCTGTTTCCCTGGCTGGCCCGCTGGGGAGTGGAGTTCATCAAGCGTCGGCGTCTGGCGCGAATGTATCACAAGCCAAAGGGCTTCGATTACGACATCGTGGTGATAGGCGCCGGCTCCGCGGGTCTGGTGGCAAGCTATATCGCCGCGGCGGTCAAGGCCCGGGTGGCTCTGGTGGAAAGCAGCCAGATGGGCGGAGACTGCCTGAATACCGGCTGCGTGCCTTCCAAGGCGCTGATTCGCGCCGCTCGGAGCGCAGAGGAGATCCGGCAGGCGCCCAGGCTCGGGGTCAGCGCCGGCGAGCCTAAGATCGATTTCACCCAGGTGATGGCTCACGTGCACCAGGCGATCGCGCAGGTGGCACCACACGACAGCCGCGAGCGCTACGAAAGCCTCGGTGTCGAGGTGGTCGAAGGCAAGGCACGCCTGACCAGCCCTTGGGAGGTGCGGGTGGGAGAGCGGGTGCTGACTACCCGCCATGTAGTCATCGCTACCGGCGCGCGACCGCGGGTGCCGCAATTGCCCGGACTCGAGAAGACCCCGGTGCTGACCTCGGAAAACCTGTGGCAGCTTGAAAAACTGCCCGAGCGCCTTGTCGTCCTGGGTGGCGGCCCCATCGGCTGCGAGCTGGGACAGAGTTTCGCACGTCTGGGTAGCCAGGTGACCTTGATACAGCGAGCGGCTCAATTATTGCCTAAAGAGGACGTCAATATCGTTCAGGTACTGGCGAAGACGCTGACGGCGGAAGGAGTGCGGATTCATCTCAATACTCGGGCTGTCGGTATCGAGCCGGGGCCGTCCATCGGCGAGACCGCTCGAGTTCTGGTGATCGAGCGGGACGGCGAGCACGGTGTGGAAACCGAGCGGCTGGTATTCGATCGGCTGTTGGTGGCGGTGGGGCGCGAGGCGAACGTGTCGGGGCTTGGCCTCGAGGCCCTGGGCATCGAGACCCGGAATGACGGTACTCTCAACGTGGATGAAATGTTGCGCAGCCTGCATCCTAATATCTGGGCCTGCGGTGACGTGGCCGGGCCTTATCAGCTGACTCACGCCAGCGCCCACCAGGCCTGGCACGCCACGGTCAATGCGCTGTTCGGCGAGCTCAAGCGTTTCCGGGTCGATTATCGCAACCTGCCGGCGGTGACCTTCACGGAACCGGAAGTGGCTCGGGTGGGGCTTAACGAGAAACAGGCCAGGCGCGACGGTGTCGAGTTCGAGTTGACCCGCTATGAGTTCAGCGAGCTTGATAGAGCTATCGCGGATGCCCGCACCGAGGGCTTCATCAAGGTGCTGACGGTGCCCGGCAAGGACCGCATCCTGGGGGTTAGCATCGTCGGTCATGGCGCCGGCGAGCTGCTGAGCGAATTTACTCTGGCGATGACCCAAGGGATCGGGCTCAACAAGCTGCTGAGCACCATCCATCCTTATCCGACGCTTTCCGAAGCGGCCAAGAACAGCGCCGGCGTGTGGAAGAACGCACACAAGCCGGAGCGGGTGCTGGGCTGGCTGGAGCGGTATTTCGCCTGGCGGCGCTCGCGATAATGCTGGATCGCTGGACCATGCCCTGGATGCAGAGGCCTCTGAACCGGCTGCTTCCCGGGCTGATCGCCTGGAATATCAGGCCGGTGCAACTGCCCGTTGCCGGTTTTGTCATCGGCATGCTGGCGCTGCCTCTGCTGGCCTTCGAGCACTACGGCTTGGCACTACTGGCGATTGTGCTCAACCGCCTGGGGGACGGATTGGACGGCGCCTTGGCACGCCGAACCCAGCAAACGAGCGACGCTGGCGGCTTCCTGGATATCGGCCTGGATTTCGTCTTCTATGCCGCGGTGGTGCTGGGATTTGCCCTGGCGGATCCTGCCGGTAACGCGCTGGCCGCCACGTTTCTGCTGTTCGCCTTTATCGGCACCGGCACCTCGTTTCTCGCCTTCGCCATCGTGGCCAAGCGGCACGAGCTGGAGCGGCCCAGCTTCCAGCGCAAGGCGTTCTATTACCTGCACGGCCTGACGGAAGGCACGGAAACCCTGCTTGCCCTGGCGGCGTTCTGTCTGTGGCCGGCTCACTTCTCGCTGTTGGCGAGTCTATTCGCCATCGCTTGTCTCATCACCACCGCCACGCGGCTATGGGGCGGTTATCTGACCCTGCGGAACCTGGAAACACGGCAACAAAAAAGAGCGACAAAAGCCGCTCCTTGAATCGAAATTGCTATCAGGATCTGTCTGAAACCTAGTGTTCGACACCGCCTGCGCCATGCACGTGGCCATGCTCCAGTTCTTCCTGGCTGGCCTCGCGCACCTCGGTGATTTCCACATCGAAATTCAGGGTCTGGCCGGCCAGAGGATGATTGCCGTCCACGGTAACCGTGTCGCCTTCCACCTGGGTCACGGTGACCATCAGCGGCCCACCTTGGGTCTGTGCCTGAAACTGCATGCCCGGCTGGACGTCATCGACACCTTGAAACGATTCGATGGGAACTTCCTGTATCAGACCCGGCTGGTTTTCGCCGTAGCCTTCTTCAGGGGTAACCGTTACCTGAAGTTTCTCACCGCTTTCGCGTCCGGCAAGTTCCTTTTCTAGCCCCGGCACGATATTGCCGGCGCCGTGCAGGTAGGCGAGGGGCTCACGGCCTTCCGAGCTGTCCAGTACTTCACCCGCGTCGTTGGTCAGAGTGTAGTGAAACGCAACGACGGAATTTTGTGCGATTTGCATGAATAAACCTTCCGGTGAGTGCATGTCATTCTCATGGTAACGTGCCTGGCGCTGACTGTCAGGGGTAAAGCGGCATTTCTCAGGATGAGCGACGCGTCGATCGAGTTGCGTTGAATAGGCACGAGGGATACCCTTTGATCTGAATTTTTGCCCCCTCAACTTTGATATCTCGAAAATCGTAACGGAGTGATTCCATGATCGAGACCTTGATTTGGCTGATTGCCTTCGGCGTGATCCTGTTTTTGACCCTGAGAAGCTGGGAGGGCTCGCTGGGCCATTTCTTCGAGAAGAAAATGCCTGCCATTCTGGTCTCCGGAGGAGACGATCGCTGGGTGTGGTGCCCCGCCATTGCAATACTGCTGGCGACGTTCATCGTGAAACCGGTGGATATGCTTTTCACCTTGATCGTACTGGCCATCGTGGCCTGGGTCGCCAAGCTGATCATCGGCTGGGCGCTGAGCAAGGCCAAGCTACACTGAATCCGCTTTGAACAATCAACATTGGCTGGAATCGGCAAGGCCCGCAAGTCAACTTGCGGGCCTTGTCTCGTGAGGGCCTGGGGAATTTTTAAGTCTTTGTCTCAGTAGGGCGCCACGCTCAAGTTGGCGCCGCTGCCAATCAGGCGCACCCGCTGACCGACCTGGAAGTTGCGATCGGCTTTCTGCACCACCACGACGCTGCTGCCGGTATCGCGCTGCACCTCGATTTCCCAGGCATTGACGCGGTTGGCGCGATCCTCGACCTTGCCGCCGGCCACGCCGCCGCCAATGGCGCCGACCGCGGTAGCGATTTTTCGACCGGAACCGCCACCCACCTGATTGCCCAGCAAACCACCGACCACGGCGCCGCCCAGGCCGCCCAGCATGCTGGTATCCTGGCTACCTGCTTGAATCTGTACCGGGCGAATCGCGGTGATGGTGCCGAAATCGACGCTTTGGGCGGTCTGAGCCTGATTGCCTCGATAGACGTCGCCGCCGTAGGGTGCGGTATTGGCACAGCCGGCCAGCGTCAGCAGGCTCAAGGCGACAACAGGAAGATAATAAGTCGGTTTCATTGGCCGTTCTCCAAGGGGATTAGTTTTAAAACAGTGTTCTTTAACTAGATTAACGCAATCCATTTGTGTCCGCTACCCATCAGATCCTATCGCCGTACGTTGGTGCGGAATATCCTGAAAGCAGGCGAACTATTATAACAGCAATAAAAAAGGGAAGGCTTGCGCCCTCCCTTGAGTATACCAATTTTCTAGCGAATCGATTCGATCATGTAGCTTAGCCGAACTGGCCCATGGTGTTGTCCTTGCCACCGGCCTTGAGGGCGCCTTCGCCGGAGAAGAACTCCTTGTGGTCGTCCCCCAGGTTGGAGCCGGCCATGTCCTGGTGCTTGACCGTGGCGATACCCTCGCGGATCTCCTTGCGCTGCACGCCAGCCACATAGGCCAGCATGCCTTCGTCGCCGAAGTAGCCTTTCGCCAGGTTGTCCGTGGACAATGCCGCGGTGTGGTAGGTGGGTAGAGTGATCAGGTGATGGAAGATACCCGCTTCGCGGGCGGCGTCACGCTGGAAGTTCCGGGTCCAGCGATCCGCTTCCTTGCCAAGCTCGGTGTCATCGTACTCGACGCTCATCAAATTGGCGCGATCGTAGTTCGAGACGTCCTTGCCTTCCTGTTCCCAGGCATCGAATACCTGCTGGCGGAAGTTCAGAGTCCAGTTGAAGGACGGGCTGTTGTTGTAGACCAGCTTGGCTTCCGGCATCACTTCACGGATACGGTTGACCATGCCGGCGATCTGACCGACGTGGGGCTTCTCGGTCTCGATCCACAAGAGATCCGCGCCGTTCTGCAGGCTGGTGATGCAGTCCAGCACCACGCGATCCTCGCCGCTGCCTTGCTTGAACTGAAACAGACCGCTGGCCAGTCGCTTGGGTTTGATCAGTTTGCCGTTCTGCCTGAGCACCACGTCGCCGTTTTCGATATCGTCCACGGACGTGATTTCGTCGCCATCGAGGAAGCTGTTGTACTGATCCCCCAGGTCGCCGGGCTCGTTGGTCACGGCGATCTGCTGGGTCAGACCAGCGCCCAGGGAGTCGGTGCGCGCGACGATGATGCCGTCATCCACGCCCAGTTCCAGGAAGGCATAGCGTACGGCGTTGATCTTGGCCAGGAACTGCGCGTGGGGCACGGTGACCTTGCCGTCCTGGTGGCCGCACTGCTTGACGTCGGAGACCTGATTCTCGAGCTGAATGGCGCAGGCGCCGGCTTCGATCATCTGCTTGGCCAGCAGATAGGTGGCTTCCTCGTTGCCGAAGCCCGCGTCGATATCAGCAATGATCGGTACCACGTGGGTCTCGAAGTTATCGATCTTGTTCTCGAGTTCCTTGGCCTTGACGTCGTTGCCGGCTTGCTTGGCGTCTTCCAGGTCGCGGAACAGATGGTTGAGTTCCCAGGCATCCGCCTGCTTGAGGAAGGTGTAGAGTTCCCGGATCAAGGCCGACACTGCGGTCTTCTCGTGCATGGACTGATCCGGCAGCGGGCCGAACTCGCTGCGCAGGGCGGCCACCATCCAGCCGGAAAGGTAGAGGTAGCTACGCTTGGTGGTGCCGAAATGCTTCTTGATGGAAATCAGCTTCTGCTGGCCGATGAAACCGTGCCAGCAACCCAGAGACTGGGTGTACTTGGCGGTGTCCGCGTCATAGGCCGCCATATCCTCACGCATGATCTTGGCGGTGTACTTGGCGATATCCAGGCCGGTATGAAAGCGGTTCTGCAAACGCATGCGCGCGGCATGGCTCGGATTGATGTTATCCCATTTGCCGGACCGGGCCTCGCGCAGCCGGGCAATAGTGTCGATTTCATTCTGGAATGCTGACATGAAGCCATCCTTTATTTCAGATAAGAGATAACGTTACCGGAATGCTTGATAGCAACGTGCTTGGTATCGAGCCTTAGTACTAAAACAGGTACCGAGATCGTTCGATCCTGGATCTAACCTTACGCCTACTATGCCGCATTTTGCCGCAAAGCAACAATTAATCATTAGAGGTATGAGACGTTGTAGTTCGACTACAGAAATCGCTACAAGGCGAACTCGCTGTAGCCAAGTTTCCTATCCTCGAAGTGACAGGGCGAAACGACGGTAAAAGTTCTCAGTCCGACAGTCGTAGCGACATGTAACGATGCGGTATGCCAGCGTCGAGAAAAGCATCGTCGAAGGCCTTGAAGCCGAGCCGTTCGTAGAAAGCCAGGGCATGGGTCTGCGCCGACAGTTCCACCTGGACATGACCTAGAACATGAGCCGCCTGGATAGCGGCCTGCATCAGCGCCACGCCGATCCCCCTGCCCCGTGCCTCCGAGAGTACCGCCACCCGGCCGATATGCCCATCCGGCAACAGGCGGGCGGTACCCAAGGCGCGGCCATGTTCCCGGGCAATAAAATGCAGGCACTCCGGATCGCGACCGTCCCATTCTTCTTTCTGAGAAACCCCTTGTTCGACGATAAACACCTGACGGCGGATAGCGGTAGCGGTGTTCCTCAGGCTTGCCCAGTCGCCTTGCTCGATGCTGATTTCAAGGCTCATGCGTTTTCCTCATCCCCATCGTCTTCACCTGACCGGTAGAGGCTACCTCCTTTGAGCAGGGTAGCAAGTAGTGAGGGGGCTTCCGCGTGAGCCAGCAGCCTGCTGTCCAGGGCGCGAGTCGACGCAAGATGTCTGGCCAATGCCAGAGAGCAGACAAAGCCATCTCCATCGACGAACAAGGTTGCTTTGGTGTCGTTGCGAGAATGATCCGAAGCATGCCAGGCGAAACGAGAGCCGAGCGCTCGTTCAAGTGTCAGGCCGTCTTTCAACTCCTCGACAAGCGCTGCTTCGCTGACCGACGATTCCAGAGGCGCCAACTGATCGACATACTTGGGCTGTGTCATGACACGACCGAGCCATTGGCTTAGCTGCTTAGGGTCGTCAAGACTGTCGAGAATCAGAGCGCGCATGCGCGAAAGGGCCGCCGTGTCGATTTCCCCCGGGTCCGTCGGCGGCGTCATGCCCGCGTCCGCGTAGCGCTTCGAAGCGGGCAGGCTTTCGCCAACGTAGTCCGCGAAGGAGGTCACCGCCTCGTCCGCGGAAAGAGCGCGGAAGCCCACGGAAATGGTCATGCAGTCAGTGGATTGACTGACGCCGTGGTGAGCGTACCCCGGCGGCAGATACAGCATGTCGCCGGGCTCCAGCACCCAGTCCTGGCCGGCTTCGACCTGGAAGCTCTCGAGGATGCGCAGGTCGATGCCTTGAAGGATCGGCGCGTCGTCGGCGACCTTTCCGCCCAGCTGCCAGCGACGCCGGCCGCTTGCCTGCAGTAGAAAGACATCGTATTGGTCCATGTGTGGGCCGACGCTGCCACCCGGGGGGGCGTAGCTGATCATGATGTCGTCCAGCCGCCAGCGGGGCAGGAAGGTAAAATGCTCCAGCATGGCCGCCACTTCCGGCACGTAATGATCCACCGCCTGCACCAGCAGACTCCAGTCCTTTTCACCCAGACGAGCAAAGGTGGCATCGTCGAAAGGGCCGTGGCTGACCTGCCAGGGGCCATCCGGGCCGTATTCCTCGACGATGCGGGCTTCCACGCCTTCCTCGCAGGCCAGCCCCGCCAGCTCTTCCGGCTCGAGAGGGCACTGGAAATCGGGGAAGGCGCCGCGAATCAGCAGCGGCTTTTTCTGCCAGACGTCGCGCAGGAATTCCAAGACGCTCAGGCCGCCAAGCAGTTGCAGGGGAGTGTCGGGGGACATGATGATCACCAGTTCTGAAGCTTGCGCGCCTGCTCCGCGGCATTGCCGGTGTAGGTGGCCGGGGTCAGCGCCTTGAGTTCCGTCTTGACCTCCGTCGGCAATTCCAGCGTATCGATAAAGGTGGCAAAGCCCGCCTGATCAATCCGCTTGCCCCGGGTCAATTCCTTGAGCTTCTCGTAGGGCTTTTCGATGCCGTAACGACGCATCACCGTCTGGATCGGTTCCGCCAGCACTTCCCAACTGGCGTCCAGATCCGCCGCCAGCCGCTCCGGGTTGGTCTCGAGCTTGCGGATGCCCTTGAGGGTCGCCTGATAGGCGACCATGCCGTAAGCCAGGCCCACCCCCAGGTTTCTGAGCACCGTGGAATCCGTGAGATCCCGCTGCCA
This window encodes:
- a CDS encoding DUF1266 domain-containing protein, translated to MVDPLNAWWGQQLVLCDWAFEPDPCAVKPSLAASRLEELGVPDRGELGWRLIEAFVSDHLAPARQLHALELLALAAAADWLSVQRARAWMVQLADRIHAQHAGLEDWLQALRRARGAEGWARGDLGFVDACEALATLESEGDGVTWALLGNCLEAEPRAEPPWSSLPGQRVWRLRAAFAPPLCLPPRQELDWPDVDGWLKQEWQVEDRAALIQTLLWLAGQGDRYGWDLDAIRLVEHTPQERTAWLDGLGEGLAYGQTLMRFLEKGEPLEWAAWDWLRLVDLAYAGWCMEWLSEEEAQAFAAHGADLLGRRYSDWIAVVQAYQRGRSLFEGRDNMADIQNDWALLLHSPASPWQETLQTLLDEETREASRRAMHDRRRDPRHWVLALASLRAPELLQRQWLDLPPDAAQRSEASQYLRDILGIHPQEGIAGLARFWLPAQAHHLNQLAADASHGALPLPVTPLGRASQPAVEQREALKGCVRHAATIHMGEKYAFYLQMALDSGEFEPQRLEPLIAALRSVLCHFYPFPRRLLDAWACWDKTLPELDDQGNPIPSLEKDILWHRDDPGSPFHWLDWQVVSSHWQEPAPRPSLSKFTALSLAGPLNANVWSGPWPESEREAQGIREWIDGHYGLHGPGELQEFLEFLREAGDRQDYQINYAPYTLNVKRLEAEIAILESDDCSEEERHHLLRLRRVRDNEADCNEVDMAAWDVAQLVDLAIAGRQLAWLDQPRFESLLDAALALAERHYAGWQDYARGLYAGFAFFMGETEERDMFLQGFRDSLVAWLCAAPPLAGPWASLDFPGARPRHWAPLHIDILPGDQRRLH
- a CDS encoding FKBP-type peptidyl-prolyl cis-trans isomerase, which gives rise to MQIAQNSVVAFHYTLTNDAGEVLDSSEGREPLAYLHGAGNIVPGLEKELAGRESGEKLQVTVTPEEGYGENQPGLIQEVPIESFQGVDDVQPGMQFQAQTQGGPLMVTVTQVEGDTVTVDGNHPLAGQTLNFDVEITEVREASQEELEHGHVHGAGGVEH
- the msrA gene encoding peptide-methionine (S)-S-oxide reductase MsrA — encoded protein: MPSHRFALSTFSTLAGAVLAGGMLLGTVQAVAADNQQAVFAGGCFWCVEEAFDKVQGVISTTSGFTGGHTDNPSYEQVTGGNTGHAEAVEVEYDPERVSYDELLQVFWRNIDPFAENRQFCDRGDSYRSAIFPLNDEQRTRAESSLDAVRERFDQNVATRVEDFSVFYPAEDYHQNYYKKNPLRYRFYKSACGRVERLEEIWGDEAGGVSADGQVAVSR
- a CDS encoding C40 family peptidase, with the protein product MVFRCRESMPFALFCFAICCLILTGCAGAPKEDFAQGYDADSYYARSLPGLSDSTGGDGQWASPVRRALLEEHASWAGTPYRLGGDDRYGVDCSALVQNIFRNRFRLSLPRTTTGQVNQGRPVKKAQLHAGDLVFFRPPGPYKHVGIYVGDGYFLHASTSQGVKLSRLDNRYWQRYYWQSRRPLARDQLAALVDR
- a CDS encoding CDP-alcohol phosphatidyltransferase family protein — encoded protein: MLDRWTMPWMQRPLNRLLPGLIAWNIRPVQLPVAGFVIGMLALPLLAFEHYGLALLAIVLNRLGDGLDGALARRTQQTSDAGGFLDIGLDFVFYAAVVLGFALADPAGNALAATFLLFAFIGTGTSFLAFAIVAKRHELERPSFQRKAFYYLHGLTEGTETLLALAAFCLWPAHFSLLASLFAIACLITTATRLWGGYLTLRNLETRQQKRATKAAP
- a CDS encoding MFS transporter — translated: MIEARSRQWWRATSALCLGSFLVFINLYVVQPLLPELRHTFGISTLVASLPMSLATLTLAASLLLFGSLSDAMGRGPIMRATLLLTALCSLVMYFAPSFESLVLLRMLQGLMIGGLPSVAVAWMGDEFDNRALMLAVGLYISANSLGGISGRVVGGVVAERVEWHGAFLAVGIFSLIGVALFWWLLPKAQNFTPTPFKARVALGAIRDHLRNPLLLAAYLIGGLNFMVFINQYSYVTFRLSDAPYNLSAQWLGLLFLTYLGGTLGSAISGRIAQRFSQPVCLMLGIAVFMLGSLATLSDSLLVIVAGLTVNAFGFFFAHSTASSWVSRNARQSRGSATALYLVFYYLGASIGIFYLEPFWLVAGWPGVIAGSWLILLFTLGTANWLRRRNARSAT
- a CDS encoding FAD-dependent oxidoreductase, with the translated sequence MNLKRWIILAVVIAAIVLFFVSGAYDAFSLANIKAQQASFQAWLARDPVTVIGGFFAIYVAMAALSLPGAALLTLLGGALFGFGWGLLIVSFASTIGATLAFLVARTLAQQPLEQRFSRQLARINQGIAREGAFYLFTLRLIPLFPFFVINLVMGLTRMRVWTFYWVSQVGMLPGTAVYVYAGRELGSLESLGGILSPGLILAFVLIGLFPWLARWGVEFIKRRRLARMYHKPKGFDYDIVVIGAGSAGLVASYIAAAVKARVALVESSQMGGDCLNTGCVPSKALIRAARSAEEIRQAPRLGVSAGEPKIDFTQVMAHVHQAIAQVAPHDSRERYESLGVEVVEGKARLTSPWEVRVGERVLTTRHVVIATGARPRVPQLPGLEKTPVLTSENLWQLEKLPERLVVLGGGPIGCELGQSFARLGSQVTLIQRAAQLLPKEDVNIVQVLAKTLTAEGVRIHLNTRAVGIEPGPSIGETARVLVIERDGEHGVETERLVFDRLLVAVGREANVSGLGLEALGIETRNDGTLNVDEMLRSLHPNIWACGDVAGPYQLTHASAHQAWHATVNALFGELKRFRVDYRNLPAVTFTEPEVARVGLNEKQARRDGVEFELTRYEFSELDRAIADARTEGFIKVLTVPGKDRILGVSIVGHGAGELLSEFTLAMTQGIGLNKLLSTIHPYPTLSEAAKNSAGVWKNAHKPERVLGWLERYFAWRRSR